The DNA sequence GTTGCGAGGGTTATCGAGTATGCGGCCAGGGCAGCTGGCGACCAGGAAAAGCTGTCTGCGCGTTTTGGCCCGCTGAAGGATGTGCTGGTCGAGGCCGATTACTGGGCACGGGAATCTCAAAGCGAGAGAATTACCGGAGAACATGTAGAAAAAGCGATCAAAGAGAAGATCTACCGGCTGGATCTGATAGCTGAACGCGTGCGCCGGATGATAGAGGAAGGGACGATCATGGTGGACGTTGAAGGAGAGGTTGTGGGGCAGGTAAACGGTCTCTCGGTGTATGATCTCGGCATATTCAGTTTCGGGCGGCCAAACCGGATTACCGCAAAAACCTTTCTCGGAAAGCGCGGGGTGATCAACATCGAGCGCGAGTCCCAGCTCAGCGGCCGGATCCATGACAAGGGGGTGCTGATCCTGTCCGGCTATCTGGGGTGGAAATATGCCCAGGACAAGCCAATGACCCTCTCTGCGAGTGTCTGCTTTGAGCAGTCCTACTCGGGTGTGGAAGGAGACAGTGCTTCCTCTACAGAGCTTTATGCGATTCTGTCGAGCCTTGCGGGTATTCCCGTCAGGCAGAACATTGCGGTTACCGGTTCCGTGAATCAGAAAGGAGAGGTCCAGCCAATCGGGGGTGTGAACCACAAGATAGAGGGGTTTTTTGACATATGCAAGGCGAGGGGGCTGACAGGCCAACAGGGGGTCATGATTCCTCACCAGAACATTCGCAACCTGATGTTGCGTGAAGAGGTGGTAAAGGCTGTGCAGGAGGGACGGTTTCATATTTATGCGGTAAAGACCATTGAAGAGGGGTTTGAGGTCCTGACCGGCGTACCATCAGGGCAGAAAAAACCGGACGGGACGTATCCTGAAGGCACGGTAAATTTTCTGGTAGACAGGCAGCTGAATGAGTTCGCGGGAAAGATGAAGGCATACCGTGTGTCCGAAGAAGAATAAAAAATGCAATCGCGCACTATATGCAACGAGACCGGGGCATGCAACGCTGTGAAATATCTGGGCGGAATAATTGTTTTTGCAGTTCCGATCCTTTTGCTGTTTCTCTGCCCTGCCTCCGCGTTATCTGAAGTCTTTGTGCATGATATGATCGCACGGAAGGGCGAAGAAGTCATGCTGAAGGCAGTGACAAGAGGGAAGTTTTTCCGCAAAGGGGGAGTGGTTGCCGAGTTTATCGTCAACGGGAGATCAGTCGGAAAAAACCTCTCCGGAGGCGACGGCGTTGCATTCAGGCAATTCAGACCGTCAGCGGCCCGAAGGTATTCCATCACCGTCAAGACCGCTTCGGAAGAAGACAGGGGCATTCTTCTTGTTCTTGAAAAAGGGGATCGCATCATTTTTGTCGACGTTGAGGCAGCGTTGCTGGAGGGCACGTTTTCTCAAAAACCGAGGAGGGGGAGTCAGGAAATAATTGCACAGCTCTCCAAAAGATTCCCCGTTGTTTTTCTCCAGACAGGCATGCTCAACGAAAGAGCGATCAAGTCGTGGCTGAAAGAAAACGGGTTCAGGGCATTGCCGGTCATCCCGTGGGATCAGGGAAGAATTTTTCATGAGATAAGGGAAAAGGGAATAGGTATTCACGCAATAATAGGAAGCAGCATGGTAATCGAATCCGCAGGGGAACATGCCCCGAAGGCATTCAGTTTCGGGGATGCAGAGAATGCACAGGCGGTCAAGTCCTGGCAGGAGATCGGGAGGAAGCTGAAAAAACAGTAGTTGCGGAATACCGGACCCACATTTGACAGAACCCGGACGAAAGCGAAATAATTGAACTATGGAAAGACGGTATAATTCGTTCGGCGCATATATAAAAAAGCGCTTCGGTGCCACCGTGTACAAGGTGAATGTTGATGCAGGGTTTACCTGTCCCAACAGGGACGGTACTGTGGGAACATCAGGCTGTATTTACTGCAACAATGACAGTTTCAGGCCGAATTCCTGCAGGCCGACTCTTTCGGTGCGTGCACAGATCGCCAACGGCATCGCATACATCCGGAAAAGATACAAGGCACAGAAATATCTTGTGTACTTTCAGCCATATACCAACACGTACGCTCATGTTGACGAACTGGAGCGACTTTACCTCCAGGCTTTGTCAGATCCCTCTGTGATCGGTCTTGCGATAGGGACAAGGCCTGACGCGGTGGACTCCGAAAAGATAGCCCTTCTGCAGTCGCTTGCGGAAAAATATTTTATCCTGATCGAATACGGCATGCAGTCAATGCATGACAGGACCCTCGAATTCATCCGCCGCGGTCACGACTACAATTCATTTCTGGACGCAATAGCACTGACAAAGAACCGGGGGATATCTGTCGGCGCGCACATCATTGTCGGATTTCCCACTGAAACAAGGGATGAGATGTTTTTGATGGCAGATGAACTTTCCTGTCTCCCCATCGGGTTTCTTAAAATACATCAGCTCCAGGTCATTAAAGACACACCTTTGGAAATCATTTACAGGAAAAGCCCTTTCCCTGTGTTTGCATATGATGAATACCTTGATTTTGTGACGGAATTCCTCGAAAGGCTTTCTCCCGGAATAGTCCTCCAGCGGCTTTTTGCGACAGCCCCTGACGCGATCCTTATCGCTCCCAGGTGGGGGAAAAGCAGGCAGGAGATGCTGCGGGATATCGAAAAGACAATGGAGGACAGGAATACCTTTCAGGGCAAAAAGCTGAAAATTCCCACAAGGGCATAAAAAGGTACTATGCTGGTGTTATCCGGGTCCGGTGATACGCATTCCAGGCGGGTGAAGAGATTCCCCGGGAAAAAAACCCTCTCATGAAACCACTTATTGCAGTGATCGGTGGAAGAGAGACCGAAGCATCACTCCTCAGAGAGGCTGAAGAGGTTGGCAGAATGATTGCTCTGCGGGGAGCGTATCTTGTATGCGGCGGACTGGGGGGAGTAATGGAGGCTGCTTCACGGGGAGCAAAGTCAGCAGGAGGACTGACTGTCGGAATCCTTCCGCAGAACGACGCAAAGGAAGCAAATCAATTCGTAGATATTCCCATCGCAACCGGGCTCGGGATAGGCAGGAATGTCATCATTGCACGCGCTGCAGATGCATTGATTGCGGTCGGCGGCGAATACGGCACTCTTTCAGAGATCGCATTTGCATTGCAGATAGGCAAGCCGGTTGCAGGTATCAGGACATGGGATATTAAGGGGATTCTGCATGCTCAAAATGCTGACGAGGCAGTCAGGAAGGTGTTCGGACTCATCGAATCTCAGTGAATAAGAATTTTCCGTGATCTGTCCCTTCTTATCAACCCTGCAGGCCTGCATGAACGGGTCATGATAACGCGAATTCGCCTGTCCGCAAAGGAAAGCGGTTACTCTTTTTTTCTGGCATACCCGATCTTCCGGAGAGCTTCCTCCACTTCTCCCAGAATGGAGGGGTCATCTATGGTGGACGGAACGGTATACGGCTGGGCATCAGCAATCTTTCTCATGGTGCTCCGGAGTATCTTGCCCGAGCGTGTTTTCGGAAGCCTCGCCACTACCACTGCTTCCTTAAAGCAGGCAACAGGGCCGATCTCGTTCCGTATCATCTGGACCAGTTCCTTTTTCAGTTCCTCTTCCCCTCTGACAACCCCTGACTTCAGGACGACCAGTCCGACAGGGAGCTGTCCCTTGAGCGTATCATGCGCGCCGATAACCGCGCACTCAGCAATATCCTCATGCTGGGCTACGACTTCTTCCATGGAGCCGGTTGAAAGTCTGTGGCCGGCGACATTAATGACGTCATCGACCCTGCCCATGATATACACATACCCGTCTTCATCCATAAAGCCGCCATCGCTGGTAAAATAGTATCCGGGAAATATCATCATGTACGATTCGATGAATCTCTCGTCAGCGTTCCAGAGCGTCGGCAGTGTGCCGGGGGGCAGCGGATGCTGTACCACCACAAGGCCCTCTTCTTTCGGACCCAGTTTCTTGCCCATATTGTCGATTATCTGGACGTTATAGCCCGGCACCGGTTTCGTACATGAGCCGGGCTTGATCGGGAAGCTTTCTATCCCCATACAGTTTGCGGTTATGGGCCAGCCGGTTTCCGTCTGCCACCAGTGGTCGATAACCGGTTTCTGCAGGAGATTATATGCCCAGTGATAGGTATCAGGGTCTGTTCTTTCTCCGGCAAGGAAGAGATACCGGAACCCTGAAAGATCGTATTTCCTGATGTATTCGCCCTGGGGGTCTTCCTTCTTGATTGCGCGGAATGCAGTCGGGGCAGTGAACAGCGTCTTGACCCCGTGCTGGGAAATGACTCTCCAGAATGCCCCGGGATCAGGCGTCCCCACGGACTTGCCTTCATACAATACTGTCGTGCATCCGGTTATCAGAGGCCCGTACACTATGTATGAATGCCCCACGACCCATCCCACGTCTGAGGCAGCCCAGAAGACCTCACCGGGTTTTGTATCATAGATATTCTCCAGGCTCCATCTCAATGCAACTGCATGGCCGCCGTTGTCCCGCACGACCCCTTTGGGTTTCCCTGTGGTCCCGGATGTATAGAGGATATAGAGCGGGTCTGTTGCCTGCACCGGCACGCACGGGGCAGGTTCTGCATTGGCAATGAATTCTTGCCACGCAATATCCTTTCCGGGGATCAGTTCGGCTTCTGCCAGTCGTCGCTGATAAATAATGCACTTATCGGGCTTATGGGCCGCGAGTTCGATCGCCTTATTCAGCATCGGCTTGTACTCTATGAGCCGCTTTACCTCCATGGCACCCGAGGCGGAGATAATGACCTTGGGCTTTGCATCATTGATCCTGAGGGCAAGTTCATGAGGTGCAAACCCGCCAAACACAACTGAGTGGACTGCTCCGAGACGTGCACAGGCGAGCATGGCTACCGCTGCCTGAGGTATCATGGGCATATAGATGATTACTGTATCTTCTTTGTGTACGCCGAGTCCCTTCAGGGCACCGGCAAAACGTGACACCTGATCGAGAAGGTCCCTGTAAGAGATCTTTCTGATTGTCCCGGTAACAGGACTGTCGTAGATAATGGCGGTCTGGTCACCCCTTCCGGCTTCAACATGCCTGTCGAGGGCGTTGTAGCAGGTATTCATTTCTCCGCCGGCGAACCAGCGGTAGAAGGGAGGGTTTGAGGTATCAAGCACCCTGTCCCATTTTTTGTGCCATGTAATGGCTTCAGCCGCTTCTCCCCAGAACCCTTCAGGATCATCAATGCTCCTCCGGAATAACTCATTGTACTTGCCCATCGGATGTCTCCTTCGCGAATAGTGATAAAAAGCGTTTTATCTTAGCATAAAAAGATAATTTTCATTTCAGGTGCCTGAAAACCATGCCTTTCCGTACCTGATTGTCCGGCATTTCAGCGTAATCGTATTGCCAGAACGGGCTTTTCGTTATAAGATTTAAGTAGTTGCTACACCGGCTGCAGCTGGACTCTTGAGAAATCAACGTAGCAAATTGCTGATAAAATACCAGATGGGCTGACGGAGAGGAGAGAGATGGTGAAGAGACTGCCGGAAGGAACAGGGTGTATTCCCCGTGCCAAACGTTCCGGGAAACGCAGCGCACTGACGCAGACTTCCCGTGTGCTGGTGATCGTTCTGATATGCCTTTGCTGTTTCTTGCGCATACCAACGCCGGCTGCAGGGCAGGTGGAGATCGAGATCAGCGGCGTGAGCGGGGATGTGCTGGAGAATGTCAGGTCGGCGCTTATTGTTCCCGAATCTCTTCAGAAGAAAGGCAGGACACACAGAATGTGGGTGGAGTATTTCAAAAAACAGGTTGATGAGAAAGTCAGGACAGCGCTTGAACCGTATGGCTACTACGCTCCGGAAGTGCAGAGCACGCTTGATATCACAGACAGCGAAAAATATCTCATTAAGGTTCAGGTGAACCCCGGCGAACCGGTGCGGCTTACACGGGTGAGCATTGCGGTCCAGGGCCCCGGGGCACAGAAGAAGTCGTTGCAGGAGGTTATCGCACAATTCCCCCTCAAAAAAGGGGACATCCTTCTGCATGGCGAATACGAGAAGATGAAAGGGGAGCTGAAAGCCCGGGCTCTCGAGACGGGCTATCTCGACGCAGAATTCACTGACCACAGAATCCTTGTCAACCGTAAAGAAGCATCTGCCGAAATTGCACTGGCGATGGAAACAGGGCCCCAGTATTTTTATGGGATTACGAGATTCGAAGGCGCCCCTTCATATGAGGAACGGTTTCTGAGGAGATACCTCGCCTATAAACAGGGCGACGTTCTCTCTTCTGTCAAATTGCGGAAAACGCAGCTCAACCTGATGAATTCCGAACGGTTCAGTGAGGTTGTGCCCACGCCGGAAAAGGAAAAAGAAAAAGACCTCCAGGTACCGGTGGTAATAAAGTTGACCCAATCCCCCAGCAGACAGTTACGGGCGGGAATCGGTTACGGTACTGATACCGGAGCCCGTTTTTCCGTCAAATATACTGACCTCAACAACCTGAAACGGGGGTACGAACTCAGATCGGAGCTGAATGTCTCGGAACGTCTGCAGGGAGTGGGAATCTCCTATGTAATCCCCAGCTACAGAGACCTGAACAGTTTTACCGAGTTCAAGGCCAACGCCCGTAATGAGGATGTTGATACCTATGAGACTCAGGTTCTCTCTGTGGAGGCAAGCCGGACAAAGAGTCTCGGCAGGGGACGATCGGGAACCGTCTATCTCAGGCTGCAGCATGAGGACTCCACCATCGCGTCTGATCAGGAAAAGACATTTCTGGTCATGCCGGGCGTCCGTTTTTCGGCAAACCGCTACAACAACCTGACCCGGCCGACCAGCGGCTATCTCTATGCTGCAGAAGTGCGGGGGACCCATAAATATCTCGGTTCTGATACAGGGCTCCTGCAGGTGATTCTGCAGGGAAGCACCATTGTGCCTCTCCCCTGGCGCTGTTTACTGTATGCGAGAATCCAGGGAGCGCTGACAGCCCAGGATGAATCGCTCCGTCAGATTCCGGCATCAATCCGTTTTTTTACGGGGGGGGACAGGAGCGTCCGGGGGTACAAGTATCAGTCGCTCGGACCGGAAGATGAGAAAGGGAACGTTATCGGCGGAAAGCATCTCCTTGTGGGAAGTCTGGAGCTTGAGCGGGCACTCTTCAGCGACTGGGGAGTCGCAGTGTTCTATGATACGGGGAATTCGTTTAATTCTCTGTCCGACATACAGTTGTATCAGGGCGCAGGAATCGGTGTTCGCTATTATACCCGCATAGGGGCAATCAGAATTGATATCGCACGGCAGATTGATGTGGAGAATCCGAAATTCAGACTGCACTTCAGCATAGGGATTGAGCTGTGAATAAAAAAACAAGATACCGCATCCTGATAGCACTGTTCGCGGTTTTCCTTATGCTTGGCGGCATCGGGGCATGGCTGCTCGGTACTCGTGAAGGCGCAGCCTGGGTTTTGAAGGCAATTTCTGCTCAGGCCGGGGCGGATCTGAAATACCGGAACCTTCAGGGCAGCCTGTGGAATGCGATCAGCATGGAAGAGATCGAAGTGCGCTGGCACAAGGGAAACGCAAAGGGTGAGAAGCTTTTTCTCTCCTGGCAGCCTCTGATGGTCCTGACCGGCAACATCGCTATCGACAGGCTGTATGTAAGCAATCTCCTGATACAGGACGACCGGCCCGAGGATAAGGAACCGCTGGACCTGACCTGGCCGAAAGTTCAAGGGGTCGCCGCACGGCTTGATGCCTGGATAGACAGACTGGAAATGCACGGTATTGACTATCGGAGGCTCAATAAGACCCATATCAGGATATCGCAGGCGGCTGCTTCTGTTACCTGGCGCACGGGCAGGTTCAGCATGAACAATCTGATTCTGGATGCCCTGGATATGCAGATCAGGGGGACGGTTGCGGCCGGATTCCTGAAACCGTCACTGGATGCAGATATTATCGTTTCCCCTCAGAGTCCCTTATGGAATATGGACAGGTTGTCACTGAAAGCCGCACTCATGAGCGCGCGCGATCCCGAACAGGTCAATGGAAAGATTTCCATCAGCGGCATGTCAGGAGACGTACCGCGGTTCGATGGTGCCGGCAGGATCGGGGTGACAAAAACGGGCGTAAATATCCATGAACTGCAAATACGCGAAACAGGCAGGAAGGGGCTGCTGCAAGCAAAGGGGACGGCAGTGTTCAGTTCCCCCGCGCCGCAGTTTCATATGACGGTTACGGCAGAGCACATTGACCTGTCGCCTGAAATGCATGTGGCAACTGATATCTCGGGAACCATGACGGCAGAGGGAACGCCTGAGAATTACCGCGGCAGCCTCGACGTAGCGAATGAAGGAGATAAAAAACACCGCGCGAAATTTGCGGCGGTATTCAACGGCACCCAAACAGGTATCCACCTGCAACAAATCAGGGGCACCCTTCTGGAGGGAACAGTGCATGGTCAGATACAGAGTTCCTGGAGCAACGGGCTCTCCTTCAACAGTGACCTGCAGGTAAGGAACATCAATCCGGCGGTCTTTACTCCTGAATGGAGCGGGTCGGTAAACCTGAACTTTGCAGCGAAAGCGCATTGGCCTGAACAGGGCTCCCCCGAAGGCGAGCTGAGGGGGCGCATTCTTGAGAGCAGCCTTCGCGGGAAAACCCTGAGCGGAGAGATGCTGGCCGGCGTTCGGGCGCAGAACCTCTTCATCCACAGGTTCGTACTGAGAGGCAAGGGGTTTGATATCAACGCATCTGGTGACCTGCAGAAACGTATTGCATTTCATGCACGTATTGCAGACCTCTCCGGTCTTGTCCCCGATACTGCAGGATGGCTCTCTGCTGAGGGCTGGGTAAGCAGAAGCAGGCAGCATTTTTCAGGTTCTGTCAATGCACGCGGAAACAGTATTTCCGCAGGTCGGCTGCATATGAAGAAAGCTGAGATCGACGCCTATTTTTCTGAAAACCAGAAGGCACCCGTTCGCATCAATGCCGAAATACGGGGGCTTGCATATGAAACACTGCAGCTTGATGCAGTGAGACTGCAGGCCAATGGCGAGACATCTTCCCATGCGGTGAAAATATCGCTGAAAGCTGAGCATGCTGAACTTCTGTCGGAGCTGTACGGCGCATATCAGAAAAAAATATGGCATGGAAAGATTCAGCGCATTTCCTATAGAGATGCAATTGGAGTACTGACCCTCAGGTCGCCCGCAGAAATCTCTGTGTCGGATGCGAGATTTTCCCTTTCCCCTTTGGTAATGCAGGGACCGCGGCAGGAGGCGCTTTCAGTGCAGGCTGAAATCGCCAGGCAACCGTTGAGCGGTTTTCTCCAGGCAGACTGGAATCAGTTCGATATTGCGAGGGGAAATCAGTGGCTCGATCAGGTTGCGCTTGCAGGGAGTACTTCAGGGAATATACACCTGACCTGGAGCAGGGGAAGCCCTGAGGGCATCCGGATGCAGGGCATGCTCTCGGGCAGCCTCGCTTTCCGCGGGATGACTCAGGAGGAAGTGAACGCACGGCTTCAGATTGAATGGAAAAAGCAGGGGCTGCTGGTATCTTTCAGCACAGATCTTTCATATGGAAGTGCGCTGACGGCAAAGATGACATCTTCTTCCCCGCCAACGTTCGATGTTCCTGCACAGGGTGAGATTGATGCAGGAGCAAAGGATTTGAACCTTGGCCTTTTTACTCCTTTCCTTCCTGAGCATATCGAACTCCGGGGAAAAGGCTCCGGCAATATGCGGGCCGGATGGGCGAAGAGAGGATTATCGTTCCTGAGCGGGAAGGTAGAGGCACGGGGTACGGTCATATCGGACGGTCATCAGATCGGCATAGAGGAATCCTCTCTGAACCTTACTACAAAAGGCGGAAGGATCGTGTCGCGCCTGCATCTTGAGCTTGCACGCGGTGGCAGGGTAAACGGGCAGCTCACCTTCGGCATCCCGCCCCGGCTTGCGTTTCCGGAGCAGGGCGTGATCGATGCCCAATGGCAGGATA is a window from the Nitrospirota bacterium genome containing:
- a CDS encoding TIGR01212 family radical SAM protein (This family includes YhcC from E. coli K-12, an uncharacterized radical SAM protein.), with product MERRYNSFGAYIKKRFGATVYKVNVDAGFTCPNRDGTVGTSGCIYCNNDSFRPNSCRPTLSVRAQIANGIAYIRKRYKAQKYLVYFQPYTNTYAHVDELERLYLQALSDPSVIGLAIGTRPDAVDSEKIALLQSLAEKYFILIEYGMQSMHDRTLEFIRRGHDYNSFLDAIALTKNRGISVGAHIIVGFPTETRDEMFLMADELSCLPIGFLKIHQLQVIKDTPLEIIYRKSPFPVFAYDEYLDFVTEFLERLSPGIVLQRLFATAPDAILIAPRWGKSRQEMLRDIEKTMEDRNTFQGKKLKIPTRA
- a CDS encoding TIGR00725 family protein, with product MKPLIAVIGGRETEASLLREAEEVGRMIALRGAYLVCGGLGGVMEAASRGAKSAGGLTVGILPQNDAKEANQFVDIPIATGLGIGRNVIIARAADALIAVGGEYGTLSEIAFALQIGKPVAGIRTWDIKGILHAQNADEAVRKVFGLIESQ
- a CDS encoding propionyl-CoA synthetase; the encoded protein is MGKYNELFRRSIDDPEGFWGEAAEAITWHKKWDRVLDTSNPPFYRWFAGGEMNTCYNALDRHVEAGRGDQTAIIYDSPVTGTIRKISYRDLLDQVSRFAGALKGLGVHKEDTVIIYMPMIPQAAVAMLACARLGAVHSVVFGGFAPHELALRINDAKPKVIISASGAMEVKRLIEYKPMLNKAIELAAHKPDKCIIYQRRLAEAELIPGKDIAWQEFIANAEPAPCVPVQATDPLYILYTSGTTGKPKGVVRDNGGHAVALRWSLENIYDTKPGEVFWAASDVGWVVGHSYIVYGPLITGCTTVLYEGKSVGTPDPGAFWRVISQHGVKTLFTAPTAFRAIKKEDPQGEYIRKYDLSGFRYLFLAGERTDPDTYHWAYNLLQKPVIDHWWQTETGWPITANCMGIESFPIKPGSCTKPVPGYNVQIIDNMGKKLGPKEEGLVVVQHPLPPGTLPTLWNADERFIESYMMIFPGYYFTSDGGFMDEDGYVYIMGRVDDVINVAGHRLSTGSMEEVVAQHEDIAECAVIGAHDTLKGQLPVGLVVLKSGVVRGEEELKKELVQMIRNEIGPVACFKEAVVVARLPKTRSGKILRSTMRKIADAQPYTVPSTIDDPSILGEVEEALRKIGYARKKE
- a CDS encoding autotransporter assembly complex family protein; translated protein: MVKRLPEGTGCIPRAKRSGKRSALTQTSRVLVIVLICLCCFLRIPTPAAGQVEIEISGVSGDVLENVRSALIVPESLQKKGRTHRMWVEYFKKQVDEKVRTALEPYGYYAPEVQSTLDITDSEKYLIKVQVNPGEPVRLTRVSIAVQGPGAQKKSLQEVIAQFPLKKGDILLHGEYEKMKGELKARALETGYLDAEFTDHRILVNRKEASAEIALAMETGPQYFYGITRFEGAPSYEERFLRRYLAYKQGDVLSSVKLRKTQLNLMNSERFSEVVPTPEKEKEKDLQVPVVIKLTQSPSRQLRAGIGYGTDTGARFSVKYTDLNNLKRGYELRSELNVSERLQGVGISYVIPSYRDLNSFTEFKANARNEDVDTYETQVLSVEASRTKSLGRGRSGTVYLRLQHEDSTIASDQEKTFLVMPGVRFSANRYNNLTRPTSGYLYAAEVRGTHKYLGSDTGLLQVILQGSTIVPLPWRCLLYARIQGALTAQDESLRQIPASIRFFTGGDRSVRGYKYQSLGPEDEKGNVIGGKHLLVGSLELERALFSDWGVAVFYDTGNSFNSLSDIQLYQGAGIGVRYYTRIGAIRIDIARQIDVENPKFRLHFSIGIEL
- a CDS encoding translocation/assembly module TamB domain-containing protein, whose protein sequence is MNKKTRYRILIALFAVFLMLGGIGAWLLGTREGAAWVLKAISAQAGADLKYRNLQGSLWNAISMEEIEVRWHKGNAKGEKLFLSWQPLMVLTGNIAIDRLYVSNLLIQDDRPEDKEPLDLTWPKVQGVAARLDAWIDRLEMHGIDYRRLNKTHIRISQAAASVTWRTGRFSMNNLILDALDMQIRGTVAAGFLKPSLDADIIVSPQSPLWNMDRLSLKAALMSARDPEQVNGKISISGMSGDVPRFDGAGRIGVTKTGVNIHELQIRETGRKGLLQAKGTAVFSSPAPQFHMTVTAEHIDLSPEMHVATDISGTMTAEGTPENYRGSLDVANEGDKKHRAKFAAVFNGTQTGIHLQQIRGTLLEGTVHGQIQSSWSNGLSFNSDLQVRNINPAVFTPEWSGSVNLNFAAKAHWPEQGSPEGELRGRILESSLRGKTLSGEMLAGVRAQNLFIHRFVLRGKGFDINASGDLQKRIAFHARIADLSGLVPDTAGWLSAEGWVSRSRQHFSGSVNARGNSISAGRLHMKKAEIDAYFSENQKAPVRINAEIRGLAYETLQLDAVRLQANGETSSHAVKISLKAEHAELLSELYGAYQKKIWHGKIQRISYRDAIGVLTLRSPAEISVSDARFSLSPLVMQGPRQEALSVQAEIARQPLSGFLQADWNQFDIARGNQWLDQVALAGSTSGNIHLTWSRGSPEGIRMQGMLSGSLAFRGMTQEEVNARLQIEWKKQGLLVSFSTDLSYGSALTAKMTSSSPPTFDVPAQGEIDAGAKDLNLGLFTPFLPEHIELRGKGSGNMRAGWAKRGLSFLSGKVEARGTVISDGHQIGIEESSLNLTTKGGRIVSRLHLELARGGRVNGQLTFGIPPRLAFPEQGVIDAQWQDMHLGAFRPLFPEGIEVSGMLSGKMQGNLLPGGKFALSGESMLSKGIVSRRTEKGQVSADVKTASSQWSWSGEVFRGDVAVSLTEYGKVAAKVALPIPARIPLAMNKKAPVSIAVDADVRERGMLTSVFPGLVQESQGTVQIKSRISGTWNSPQFSGDFQLKDAGAYFLPAGISLKDVVVRGHFERNIIAFDAFSVKSGDGNIEGAAKITMIDWGISRYEGTVSGKEFRVLYLPELQAAISPQLRFEGSPDKLSVRGDIHVPELFVYGRETSATVVPSQDVVIVDTVEKPEKKLPFALDIQVHVMLGKKVFVKTEGIDARFEGDVHVTAKSQDDIQGKGLIYVAKGAYRRYGINLDVQRGRLVFSGLITRPDLDVLALRTVGDVKAGAKVTGTPQKPEVKLYSEPRMPDTDIISYIVFGHPLGEGKEQSSALLQASGALLSKGESVVLQEKIKQSVGVDVLDIQSGDGDLSRSMLTIGKYLTPKLFISYGQSLFGEGGVFRLRYTISKRWEVETQSGREAGGDIFYRLDFK